The Enhydrobacter sp. sequence GTGCGCGTGAGCTTGGCGGCGATCTTGGTGCAGTAGACCGGCTCGCAGCGCATGCCGAGCGCATGCTCGAGCACGGCGATGTCGAAGCGACCGAAGTGGAAAAGCTTCAGGATCGCCGGATCGGCCAGAAGGGCCGCAAGATTGGGAGCCTTGTAAGGGCCGCGCGACATCTGGACCAGATGGGCATTGCCGTCGCCGGCCGAGAGCTGCACGAGACACAGCCGGTCCCGATGCGGGTTGAGCCCCATCGTCTCGGTATCGACCGCCACCACCGGGCCGAGCTCGAGGTCGGCGGGAAGATCGCCGTGATAAAGCTTGATGGCCATTTATCGGATGCCTCGCGCTCGCATGGTGCCCAGGAGAAGACTCGAACTTCCACGCCTTTCGGCGCTAGTACCTGAAACTAGTGCGTCTACCAATTCCGCCACCTGGGCACGGCATGCAGGCGAGTGCGGGCCCGTGAGTTAGGGCCACCCATCGCCGATGTCAACCGGACGCCCCGCCGCCGTCCTCTTTGCGTGTCAGCGGCGTTCGGCTATAGGCAGCGGGCCATGAACATAGAGCAGGTCACGGTCTTCGGCGGCGGCTTCATCGGCCGCGCCATCGTGCAGGC is a genomic window containing:
- a CDS encoding ribonuclease H-like domain-containing protein — encoded protein: MAIKLYHGDLPADLELGPVVAVDTETMGLNPHRDRLCLVQLSAGDGNAHLVQMSRGPYKAPNLAALLADPAILKLFHFGRFDIAVLEHALGMRCEPVYCTKIAAKLTRTFTDKFGLKDLCRELLGVDLSKQQQTSDWGAETLTEEQLAYAASDVLHLHALKAKLDSLLAREGRTELADAAFRFLPARARLDLAGWPDLDIFAH